The region CCTTAGTTTACATAAATCAATTTTTGTGCGTAGCAAAGTATGGAAGTGACTCTGTTCAAATGGAAATCAGTGTCAATTTTAGTTTGGAGTTTAACATTAGATGTCGCGCGGTGGACAGGTGTCAGAGTTGCGAGGGGAGGTGAGTCGACTCCTGGAAGCGAAGGAGGAACTGGAGAAGGAACTGGACACACAGACCAACCACACACGCAAACAGGTGGAACATAAGGAAGGAGGCATGCGGTTACATGCACAATGGAGGTGCTGTGCAAATTTACTTAGGcaggtgtgtgtatgtatgtgcatatttaGGTATCAGTGCTCCAGTCTCAGGCCCAGTCGTCAGAGGCCCTTCTTCAGGAATTACAGAAATCCCTCAGCCAGTCACAAACTACAGTCCAGAGTCGACTGGTGAGCGATGATGTTGATCTGGATGAATGTCCTACCCGACCGGGTGTCTGCATGTTGTACAGTAGAAGTTCAACAGCACACGTGCGTGATGTTTGTGTGCGAATCCAGTCCGAGCTGTCACTGTCCCAGAGGAAGGTGTGCAGTGAGCTGTCCAGGCTGAAAGGCGAGACGGTTGACGATGAGGTAAGAGGCTCCACCTCATCTCAGCCAGTATCACGGCAGGTGCCGTATtactgttaacaaaaaaaactgtgctgCAGATACCATTTTCTGACATATAATCACCCACTTCACGAAAGCAGTTTTAAACGCATAAAGAGatataattaataaatcaaacaaaatgttaagtctcatagtaaaataaaacaattctataCCGCCCCGTACTGTAAGTGGCACTGTTTGGAGTTTGACCAAAATGCCTGCAGACGTCCAGAGTAGTCAAAATGCTGACTAGCATCTCTCCACCAATCAGTTGTCCGCAGCGAAAGTGGAACTTACTGTTACATAGCAAACGTTCTACTTCTTCAGTAATAAGGTATCTGAGCAGCAAACCGGATTAAATATTACAATACGCAATACCAAAAAATTCCACAAGGTGACAGTATTTCCCCACAAACACCTTCCTTTTCTCCATTTCATCTGTCAGGCGTCTTCAAAGGGTGAGTAGTTTACTACTAGCACTATactttattatagtttgattgtCCAGTAGTTAATTTCTCTTAAACTAATGTGTCCAAGTAAACTACTGTACGTTTATCTATACAGTTAGTTAATGTTTTAGCGATGATGACAGTTTGAGTCTTGAATATATGAATTCACTTGACTTTATTTTCTATGGGAAACTATTGAAAGTATTATGTTATAATTTTAATGGTAAACAATCCATTGTACCGTAAGCAACGTGACAGCACTGTTGTGTTACTGGGGTGGAAGTTCCAGTAACTGTTGCATTCTTATCGAACCAGCAGGCAGCACACTGTGAGGAGCGCCTCCGTATTGAGATTGTCAACCTAAGGGAGCAGCTTGACATCCGAGCAGAGGAGAATGGTATGTAAtaggattgttgttgtttttgtggtttGAATTGAAAGGGTTATTTTCTGCTTGACAGACACATTTTgaattctttgttttttttgttttacctgctCATACGCGCAACCACTTCAGAAGTTCTCGAAGGTGAGTTCATGACGCAAACTCTTCCTTGAGTGTGCTGTGCAGTTCCTTAAAACTTTTTTAGAATATGAAATATCTTCATGTATGATGTCATCACGTCATATAAAAGTCAATAATATTTGTGCTTGCGTTACACAGTGCAGTTTTCCAGTTTAAAAACGGAGACCGAGAGGATAGAGGCCCAGAAGGACCAGTTTCAGGACGATTTGTTAGCCTGCCGCACTGAACTTGAAGCCCTCCGGGTGGCGCTCTCTCACGTGCAGGGCAACAACAAAGTGCTCGATAGTGATAATGTGAGTCAGCTCTGTGCTCAAGAAATGCGACCTTCGGGAGATATAACTTGACTTTGGTGTGGCTGTCAGGTGGCCTTACATGAGCATTGTCTGGAGCTGCGCAGCCAAGTGATCAGCCTGCGCTCTCAGCTCGACACCAGCCAGACTGTCCAGAGAGACTTTGTCCAGCTGTCTCAGTCATTGCAGGTAAGAAAGAAGTAGCGCGGAGATGGGAGATTTAAATGGGGAATGTGTCCCTGTTCAGTAGCACACACAGTTGGTGTATTAGCAGGTGGATATGCTGGTTATTGCACCTTCTGCCATGTATTGGAAGAAAATGTCATTGTTCTGCCTGCCACTATTCGTTACTGACAGATTgatgaacaaataaatgaatcattttCAGTCCAATTACGGTGCATACAATTGGTTAAAGCTGCtcttgtaacaatttgccccagAATATCTTTTACAATAAACTTTTTAGTTAACCATCGAtaggtgcgtttccattaccctcagttttgcgcaaaagcaagctggtaatAGAAACACGTGATTTTCCAAAAGACTCAAATAtcgcaaaaaaagttgttacgctctcatgaggtggtttttgagacatgttttttttttttttcctctccaggagagctcagtattgttcattcgatttgacatcatcattgctctccttttttaaattaaataaataaataataataaaatgttttggggtttttttctcttttttttttttttttttttaatatatatatatttttgtatgtgggtgagcatgtgcgtgcgtgcgtgcgtgcgtgcgtgcgtgcgtgcgtgcgtgcgtgcgtgtgtactcatcagttcacctaaagcccattaaaaaaaaatactatactaataataataaattgccattGTTTTTGAGACATGttgaaatagaagtatttcgcaagaagtgtaatggaaacactttttgcgcattccctgtagtcataTGACCcccacccagcattggaggaaaggaagtaggaagtatggggccactcgctttcgtaagtctttttaagcacaaagcaaTTCAGCTATGGAGCCAATATGCCGCCGTTGAACGCACGTCCcatatcgttgcatgagaaatgacCGTTGCCCCTGGCAACAAGCAAACGGGCGACATACGTcgtcgttgaaatccatccgtccgcaCCATAATATGAGTTAAaagcgtgcgcacacacacacacacaacaccaaaTGGCCGAACTCGCCCGATGAGGGGAGGGAGAagttttaaaagtaatattaacaacTCCGGGTGTCCGTAAACATCATCAGCATCTCCTACAGAACTGCGAGGTCCCGCGAGACGGGACATTACAagaattgcgcctcagaagcgaaacgctcttcaatggaaacaccggcaagtcgaaattgtacttaagcgaaatagtacaatatcgcttttatttttgagaaaaactgtaatggaaacgcagctTATGACTGAAACGTCTTCTATtgagtagattaacacctttgctgagttttcagactggattcaggttcgACTTTCCCACCCTATGTCTGCAGATTTGACATGTGTATGTGAAggagggagtgtgcagtttcattttttggccacagatggcagtagcgattcaaaatggaattttCTACGTTTCACACTGCACACTTGATGATCTGCACGTATAACAgcacagtggttgggaatcactgcacCGGAGTTATAATGAGCTTAAAATGGGTGCTATATTTGACACCTCTCTCTCCTCGTAGGTGAAACTGGAGTTAATCCGGCAGGCGGAATCTCTTGAACAAGTCAGGGAGATCCTGGAGGAGGGAATCAGTGTAGACGATTCCTTGCCTGCAGATGTCGATTGAGCCTGTTATTGCAGACATAAAGCACTGACCAAGCCAAAAGATGGACCAATGACGCTGAAGGAAAGAacagcaatgcggaccaaagGCTGTTTTGAAGTGACCAGGAGAATGACAGCTGCTGTTGTTCACATGTCATTTACTGACCATTGTAAAAAACCCACTAAATCATGTTATCACAACGGGGCGCACTGTTATGGGTTTGTCAGTCATTTtacatgtttatatatttttttaattaattataatgcaGAATGTTAACCCAAACAATAATTAATCCTC is a window of Vanacampus margaritifer isolate UIUO_Vmar chromosome 2, RoL_Vmar_1.0, whole genome shotgun sequence DNA encoding:
- the rabep2 gene encoding rab GTPase-binding effector protein 2 isoform X2 translates to MELSDERMSSKRKDKEAILQAQLVECQAQVEHWQGVATICELSKREELAELQKQCDQEIQSLQEALRETAAQYEARIAALLEGRRTSSQNQGSGKKGKMDTEVIINDSQTSPDRLHCQQDPELVPEGEAPPINSEGYFSLRNCDSASLSSFSIDTPSLPRKLHAQEDTDSLVSTGTLVPEAIYLPPAGHRLVTHSDWDALNAQVSELRGEVSRLLEAKEELEKELDTQTNHTRKQVSVLQSQAQSSEALLQELQKSLSQSQTTVQSRLSELSLSQRKVCSELSRLKGETVDDEAAHCEERLRIEIVNLREQLDIRAEENEVLEVQFSSLKTETERIEAQKDQFQDDLLACRTELEALRVALSHVQGNNKVLDSDNVALHEHCLELRSQVISLRSQLDTSQTVQRDFVQLSQSLQVKLELIRQAESLEQVREILEEGISVDDSLPADVD
- the rabep2 gene encoding rab GTPase-binding effector protein 2 isoform X1; its protein translation is MELSDERMSSKRKDKEAILQAQLVECQAQVEHWQGVATICELSKREELAELQKQCDQEIQSLQEALRETAAQYEARIAALLEGRRTSSQNQGSGKKGKMDTEVIINDSQTSPDRLHCQQDPELVPEGEAPPINSEGYFSLRNCDSASLSSFSIDTPSLPRKLHAQEDTDSLVSTGTLVPEAIYLPPAGHRLVTHSDWDALNAQVSELRGEVSRLLEAKEELEKELDTQTNHTRKQVSVLQSQAQSSEALLQELQKSLSQSQTTVQSRLSELSLSQRKVCSELSRLKGETVDDEQAAHCEERLRIEIVNLREQLDIRAEENEVLEVQFSSLKTETERIEAQKDQFQDDLLACRTELEALRVALSHVQGNNKVLDSDNVALHEHCLELRSQVISLRSQLDTSQTVQRDFVQLSQSLQVKLELIRQAESLEQVREILEEGISVDDSLPADVD
- the rabep2 gene encoding rab GTPase-binding effector protein 2 isoform X4, which produces MELSDERMSSKRKDKEAILQAQLVECQAQVEHWQGVATICELSKREELAELQKQCDQEIQSLQEALRETAAQYEARIAALLEGRRTSSQNQGSGKKGKMDTEVIINDSQTSPDRLHCQQDPELVPEGEAPPINSEGYFSLRNCDSASLSSFSIDTPSLPRKLHAQEDTDSLVSTGTLVPEAIYLPPAGHRLVTHSDWDALNAQVSELRGEVSRLLEAKEELEKELDTQTNHTRKQVSVLQSQAQSSEALLQELQKSLSQSQTTVQSRLSELSLSQRKVCSELSRLKGETVDDEAAHCEERLRIEIVNLREQLDIRAEENVQFSSLKTETERIEAQKDQFQDDLLACRTELEALRVALSHVQGNNKVLDSDNVALHEHCLELRSQVISLRSQLDTSQTVQRDFVQLSQSLQVKLELIRQAESLEQVREILEEGISVDDSLPADVD
- the rabep2 gene encoding rab GTPase-binding effector protein 2 isoform X3, with amino-acid sequence MELSDERMSSKRKDKEAILQAQLVECQAQVEHWQGVATICELSKREELAELQKQCDQEIQSLQEALRETAAQYEARIAALLEGRRTSSQNQGSGKKGKMDTEVIINDSQTSPDRLHCQQDPELVPEGEAPPINSEGYFSLRNCDSASLSSFSIDTPSLPRKLHAQEDTDSLVSTGTLVPEAIYLPPAGHRLVTHSDWDALNAQVSELRGEVSRLLEAKEELEKELDTQTNHTRKQVSVLQSQAQSSEALLQELQKSLSQSQTTVQSRLSELSLSQRKVCSELSRLKGETVDDEQAAHCEERLRIEIVNLREQLDIRAEENVQFSSLKTETERIEAQKDQFQDDLLACRTELEALRVALSHVQGNNKVLDSDNVALHEHCLELRSQVISLRSQLDTSQTVQRDFVQLSQSLQVKLELIRQAESLEQVREILEEGISVDDSLPADVD